The proteins below are encoded in one region of Thioalkalivibrio sp. K90mix:
- a CDS encoding NusG domain II-containing protein, protein MTFSHLRWGDGLIAALASATVVAAFVLAYLPDTEASMLVITQTGEPPRQEPLDRTREIEIHGPAGITRVQIEPGRARCAESPGTRNICENSGWLQRHGEVAVSLPNRLTLQVQGRGPSHDSLHY, encoded by the coding sequence GTGACGTTTTCCCATCTGCGCTGGGGCGACGGGCTGATCGCCGCCCTGGCCAGCGCCACAGTGGTCGCGGCCTTTGTCCTTGCCTACCTGCCGGATACGGAGGCCTCCATGCTGGTCATCACCCAGACCGGCGAGCCGCCACGGCAGGAACCCCTGGACCGCACCCGCGAAATCGAGATCCACGGCCCGGCCGGCATCACCCGCGTGCAGATCGAGCCGGGCAGGGCGCGCTGCGCCGAATCCCCCGGCACGCGCAACATCTGCGAGAACAGCGGCTGGCTGCAGCGCCACGGCGAGGTCGCGGTCAGCCTCCCCAACCGGCTGACCCTGCAGGTCCAGGGTCGCGGCCCCAGCCATGACAGCCTTCACTACTGA
- a CDS encoding Gx transporter family protein, whose product MTISTPDTLTQRDRTIAALAAIAIGVQVLEAAIPSPVPGIKPGLANIVTLIALLTLGWRAAVAVTLIRVVGAALLLGTLLSPAFWLSLAGALAALAALGLLRPLAPRHIGALGLAIAAAMAHITGQFLLAWGVIIPHPNLPLVLPPLLLAALIAGSVTGILAAHVLADPRIQRHVRLARHP is encoded by the coding sequence GTGACCATCTCCACCCCCGACACTTTGACACAACGCGACCGCACCATTGCCGCGCTGGCCGCCATCGCCATCGGTGTCCAGGTCCTGGAGGCGGCGATCCCGAGCCCGGTGCCTGGTATCAAGCCGGGGCTGGCGAACATCGTGACCCTGATCGCCCTGCTCACTCTGGGCTGGCGCGCGGCGGTCGCGGTCACCCTCATCCGGGTCGTCGGCGCCGCCCTGCTGCTCGGCACGCTGCTGAGCCCCGCCTTCTGGCTGTCGCTGGCCGGGGCCCTGGCCGCCCTGGCCGCGCTCGGTCTGCTGCGCCCACTGGCGCCACGCCATATCGGCGCGCTGGGCCTCGCCATCGCCGCCGCGATGGCGCACATCACCGGTCAGTTCCTGCTGGCCTGGGGCGTGATCATCCCGCACCCGAACCTGCCACTGGTGCTACCCCCACTATTGCTGGCCGCCCTGATTGCCGGCAGCGTGACCGGTATACTGGCCGCACACGTGCTCGCAGACCCCCGGATCCAGCGCCATGTCCGTCTCGCACGGCACCCTTGA
- a CDS encoding energy transducer TonB — translation MSVSHGTLEPESPQRRGQLGPMLFLAVVAHALIILGIGFAVDPLDTPSREPLDVTWVTDPDAQEPEPEEVERIATEDQAASGEGEEVQEALSPEAEAEGIGEPEPEGVEAPLPDAGPLVMEPAQPEPEPEPEAVEAETDEAAPTAPEVAEPEPIESPQAEERPSAAALMNRGLDTARAAPAEERREFSTRATRTRYLDSLAARSAPEAAYLQAWINKVERVGNLNYPDEARRRGLSGTLVLSVRLNPDGELMDIEIARSSGEPVLDQAAMRIVELAAPYAPFTEQMREEYDELVITRTWAFRRDQMEQIR, via the coding sequence ATGTCCGTCTCGCACGGCACCCTTGAACCCGAATCTCCGCAGCGTCGCGGCCAGCTGGGCCCGATGCTGTTTCTGGCCGTGGTCGCGCATGCCCTGATCATCCTCGGCATCGGCTTCGCCGTTGACCCACTGGACACGCCTTCCCGCGAGCCCCTGGACGTGACCTGGGTGACCGACCCGGACGCACAGGAGCCAGAGCCGGAAGAGGTCGAGCGCATCGCCACCGAGGACCAGGCCGCCAGCGGCGAAGGCGAGGAGGTGCAGGAGGCGCTGTCGCCGGAGGCCGAGGCCGAAGGCATCGGCGAACCGGAGCCCGAGGGGGTCGAGGCCCCGCTGCCGGACGCGGGGCCGCTGGTCATGGAGCCCGCCCAGCCGGAACCCGAACCGGAGCCCGAGGCCGTGGAGGCCGAGACGGACGAAGCCGCGCCGACAGCCCCCGAAGTCGCCGAACCCGAACCGATCGAGTCCCCTCAGGCGGAGGAACGCCCGTCGGCCGCCGCGCTGATGAACCGGGGCCTGGACACCGCGCGCGCGGCCCCGGCCGAGGAGCGCCGCGAATTCTCCACCCGCGCCACCCGCACCCGCTACCTCGACAGCCTCGCCGCGCGCAGCGCGCCGGAGGCCGCGTATCTGCAGGCCTGGATCAACAAGGTCGAGCGCGTCGGCAACCTGAACTACCCCGACGAGGCCCGCCGCCGGGGCCTGTCCGGCACACTGGTGCTGTCGGTGCGCCTGAACCCGGATGGCGAGCTGATGGATATCGAGATCGCCCGCAGTTCCGGCGAGCCGGTGCTGGACCAGGCCGCGATGCGCATTGTGGAGCTGGCCGCCCCTTATGCCCCCTTCACCGAGCAGATGCGCGAGGAATATGACGAACTCGTGATCACCCGGACCTGGGCCTTCCGCCGCGACCAGATGGAGCAGATTCGGTAG
- a CDS encoding YqgE/AlgH family protein gives MTQAPSSSSAASLRDHFLIAMPSLNDGYFSHAVTYICDHDAEGALGLVINQPTELSLRDLLQHVDLEPRDELPEIPVYRGGPVQPEHGFVLHTGKPEWRGSQPITDSIVLTTSRDILEAINEGRGPHRVLIALGHAGWGPGQLESELADNAWLTTRANADILFDHPSAERWAGAAKLIGIDVNLISSAPGHA, from the coding sequence ATGACGCAAGCCCCTTCCAGCTCGAGCGCGGCCAGCCTGCGCGATCACTTCCTGATCGCGATGCCGAGCCTGAACGATGGCTACTTCAGCCATGCGGTCACCTACATCTGCGACCACGACGCCGAAGGGGCCCTGGGGCTGGTCATCAACCAGCCCACCGAGTTGTCGCTGCGCGACCTGCTGCAGCACGTCGATCTCGAGCCTCGCGACGAGCTGCCGGAGATCCCGGTCTACCGGGGCGGCCCGGTCCAGCCCGAGCACGGCTTCGTGCTGCACACTGGAAAGCCCGAGTGGCGGGGCAGCCAGCCCATAACCGACTCCATCGTACTGACCACCTCGCGCGACATCCTGGAGGCCATCAACGAGGGCCGCGGCCCGCACCGCGTCCTCATCGCCCTGGGACACGCCGGCTGGGGGCCGGGGCAACTCGAGAGCGAACTGGCCGATAACGCCTGGCTGACCACCCGCGCCAATGCCGACATCCTGTTCGACCACCCCAGCGCCGAGCGCTGGGCCGGGGCGGCCAAGCTGATCGGCATCGACGTCAACCTGATCAGCTCCGCGCCCGGCCACGCCTGA
- the ruvX gene encoding Holliday junction resolvase RuvX — translation MGLLAFDYGRRRIGIAVGEELTGAARGLRTLNTDSPELWPVIDRLVSEWAPEGFVVGWPTQADGKPTPLAKRIRAFGAALEARYNQPVYWYDEHLTSHLARERSGRGRHDPGLDAHAAAVILEGWFQENA, via the coding sequence ATGGGGCTTCTGGCCTTCGACTACGGCCGCCGGCGGATCGGGATCGCAGTGGGCGAGGAACTGACCGGCGCGGCGCGCGGGCTGCGCACACTCAACACCGATTCACCGGAGCTGTGGCCCGTGATCGACAGGCTCGTAAGCGAGTGGGCGCCCGAGGGCTTTGTCGTCGGCTGGCCCACCCAGGCGGACGGCAAACCCACCCCGCTGGCGAAACGCATTCGCGCGTTCGGGGCCGCCCTCGAAGCGCGCTACAACCAACCGGTATACTGGTACGACGAGCATCTGACATCGCACCTGGCCCGCGAGCGCAGCGGGCGGGGACGCCACGACCCGGGGCTGGATGCCCACGCTGCCGCGGTCATCCTCGAAGGCTGGTTTCAGGAGAACGCATGA
- the pyrR gene encoding bifunctional pyr operon transcriptional regulator/uracil phosphoribosyltransferase PyrR, translating into MKTPDVPTLLDRMADQTRQYLARHDIDNPMVVGIHSGGVWIAEHLRERLGVERPLGKLDISFYRDDFSRIGMHPQVRPSELPEDLDGVHVLLVDDVLYTGRTIRAALNELFDYGRPASVTLAVLVERDGRELPIAAAIVGEHMELGTREQIKLRGPEPLRLERVTLETDGDADA; encoded by the coding sequence ATGAAGACGCCGGACGTCCCAACCCTGCTCGACCGCATGGCCGACCAGACGCGCCAGTACCTGGCCAGGCACGACATCGACAACCCGATGGTGGTCGGCATCCACTCCGGTGGAGTCTGGATCGCCGAGCACCTGCGCGAGCGCCTCGGGGTGGAGAGGCCGCTGGGCAAGCTGGATATCAGCTTCTACCGCGACGACTTCTCGCGCATCGGCATGCATCCACAGGTCCGCCCGTCCGAGCTCCCGGAGGACCTGGACGGCGTGCATGTCCTGCTGGTGGACGATGTGCTCTACACCGGGCGCACGATCCGCGCCGCCCTGAACGAACTGTTCGACTACGGGCGCCCCGCCTCGGTCACCCTCGCCGTGCTGGTCGAGCGCGACGGGCGCGAACTGCCGATCGCCGCCGCGATCGTCGGGGAACACATGGAGCTCGGCACCCGCGAGCAGATCAAGCTGCGCGGCCCCGAACCCCTGCGCCTGGAGCGCGTCACCCTGGAGACCGATGGGGACGCCGACGCATGA
- a CDS encoding aspartate carbamoyltransferase catalytic subunit → MSDTVDTPVLAGATRLPEPGPLPNHLQLTDDGQLRHLLTIEGLNRDLLNEILDTAESFANMNEKAVKKVPLLRGKTIVNLFFEASTRTRTTFELAAKRLSADVLNINISTSSAVKGESLLDTLRNLEAMNVDMFVVRHEESGTAHFIARHVAPGISVLNAGDGRHAHPTQALLDMFTIRRHKGDFTKLKVAIVGDILHSRVARSQIHALNILQTGEVRVVAPCSLLPANVDQLGVHVYNDLDAGLKDVDVIIMLRLQRERMEHAHLPSEHEYYQLFGLTSRRLQLAHPTCLVMHPGPANRGVEIESAVADGPHSVILQQVTYGISVRQAVMSMVMGAHQS, encoded by the coding sequence ATGAGCGATACCGTGGACACCCCGGTCCTGGCCGGGGCCACCCGCCTGCCGGAACCGGGCCCGTTGCCCAATCACCTGCAGCTGACCGATGACGGCCAGCTGCGCCACCTGCTGACCATCGAGGGCCTCAACCGCGATCTCCTGAACGAGATCCTGGATACCGCCGAGTCGTTCGCGAACATGAACGAGAAGGCAGTGAAGAAGGTCCCGCTGCTGCGCGGCAAGACCATCGTCAATCTGTTCTTCGAGGCCAGCACCCGCACCCGCACCACCTTCGAACTGGCCGCCAAGCGCCTGTCCGCGGACGTACTCAACATCAACATCAGCACTTCCTCGGCGGTCAAGGGCGAAAGCCTGCTGGATACCCTGCGCAACCTCGAGGCGATGAACGTGGACATGTTCGTGGTACGCCACGAGGAGAGCGGGACCGCGCATTTCATCGCCCGCCATGTCGCCCCCGGCATCAGCGTGCTGAACGCCGGCGACGGCCGCCACGCGCACCCCACCCAGGCGTTGCTGGACATGTTCACCATCCGCCGGCACAAGGGCGACTTCACCAAGCTGAAGGTCGCGATCGTGGGCGACATCCTGCACTCGCGCGTCGCGCGCTCGCAGATCCACGCGCTCAACATCCTGCAGACCGGCGAAGTACGTGTGGTCGCACCCTGTTCGCTGTTGCCGGCGAATGTCGACCAACTCGGCGTGCACGTCTACAACGACCTCGACGCCGGCCTGAAGGACGTCGACGTGATCATCATGCTGCGTCTGCAGCGCGAGCGCATGGAGCACGCCCATCTGCCCTCCGAGCACGAGTACTACCAGCTGTTCGGCCTGACCTCGCGCCGTCTGCAACTGGCGCACCCCACCTGCCTGGTGATGCACCCGGGCCCGGCGAATCGCGGCGTGGAGATCGAGTCCGCGGTGGCGGACGGGCCGCACTCGGTGATCCTGCAGCAGGTGACCTACGGCATCTCGGTCCGCCAGGCCGTGATGTCCATGGTGATGGGGGCGCATCAGTCGTGA
- a CDS encoding dihydroorotase — translation MSVLIENVRIIDPADDYDAVGALCVQGAEILARGQIPDGFEPRRRIDGSGLWVFPGLIDLSARMREPGEEHKATIASETLAAARGGITSVVIPPDTDPPIDSPAEIELIARRARQACGVRVYTLGALTQRLEGQQLAEMAALQQAGARGVSNAHKPLASLLVLRRALEYATTFGLTIVLPAQDLSLTGSGCMHEGAVSTRLGLSGIPEAAETAALGAILALVEQTGARVHVARLSTRRGAEMIAKARAEGLPITADVAAHQLFLTEVDVAEYDPNGHVIPPLRAQRDRDGLRAAVARGEISAICSDHQPHEADAKLGPFAGTEPGISALETLLPLTLRLVEDGLLSLGEALARVTSGPAEILDFEQGRLGAGARADFVLYDPTALQEMRKQDWLSTGRNSPFFGWTFTGQVRETWVAGRPAWTQPTEGNTE, via the coding sequence GTGAGTGTACTGATCGAAAATGTACGAATCATCGATCCGGCGGACGACTACGACGCGGTCGGGGCGCTCTGCGTGCAGGGCGCCGAGATCCTGGCGCGGGGCCAGATACCGGACGGCTTCGAGCCACGCCGGCGCATTGATGGCAGCGGGCTGTGGGTGTTCCCCGGCCTGATCGACCTGTCCGCGCGTATGCGCGAGCCCGGCGAGGAGCACAAGGCCACCATCGCCAGCGAGACGCTGGCCGCTGCACGCGGGGGCATCACCAGCGTCGTGATTCCCCCGGATACCGATCCGCCAATCGACTCCCCGGCCGAGATCGAACTGATTGCGCGCCGCGCACGGCAGGCCTGCGGCGTACGGGTCTATACGCTGGGCGCTCTGACACAACGTCTGGAGGGGCAGCAGCTGGCCGAGATGGCGGCGCTGCAGCAGGCGGGGGCCCGCGGTGTGAGCAATGCCCACAAGCCGCTGGCCAGCCTGCTGGTGCTGCGCCGAGCTCTGGAGTACGCGACCACCTTCGGCCTGACGATCGTGCTGCCCGCCCAGGACCTGTCGCTGACCGGCTCGGGCTGCATGCACGAGGGCGCCGTCTCCACACGCCTGGGCCTGTCCGGGATCCCGGAAGCCGCAGAGACCGCCGCGCTGGGCGCCATCCTGGCCCTGGTCGAACAGACCGGGGCGCGCGTGCATGTCGCGCGCCTGTCGACGCGCCGCGGGGCCGAGATGATCGCCAAGGCACGCGCCGAGGGACTGCCGATCACCGCCGACGTCGCTGCCCACCAGTTGTTCCTGACCGAGGTCGATGTGGCCGAATACGACCCGAACGGCCATGTGATTCCGCCGCTGCGGGCCCAGCGCGACCGCGACGGTCTGCGCGCGGCCGTCGCGCGCGGCGAGATCAGCGCCATTTGCTCGGACCACCAGCCGCACGAGGCGGACGCCAAGCTGGGGCCGTTCGCCGGAACCGAACCGGGCATCTCGGCCCTGGAGACCCTGCTACCTCTGACCCTGCGCCTGGTCGAGGATGGCCTGCTGAGTCTGGGCGAGGCGCTGGCGCGCGTGACCTCCGGACCTGCCGAGATCCTGGACTTCGAACAGGGCCGACTGGGCGCCGGCGCGCGGGCCGATTTCGTGCTGTACGATCCCACCGCGCTGCAGGAGATGCGCAAGCAGGACTGGCTGAGCACCGGGCGCAACTCGCCGTTTTTCGGCTGGACCTTCACCGGCCAGGTTCGCGAGACCTGGGTGGCGGGCCGCCCAGCCTGGACCCAGCCCACTGAGGGAAACACTGAATAA
- a CDS encoding dihydroorotate dehydrogenase electron transfer subunit, whose protein sequence is MTPTDAERPHRGTIFQETARILEHQDAGAGQWILRAEAPECARRAAPGQFAHIQCSPNLPMRRPLSIQRVDREAGWVEFLYKVVGDGTQALSQQPVGDSLSVLGPIGVPFRLNPDRPLRLLLGGGVGIPPMIFLADHLRRQGEAGQTRAILGSEVPFPFRAKPSEILWPGLPDGAIATLPLLEDWGVACRLTSKAGIPGAHDGFVTDLARAWLKTLSPVERDQVELYACGPHPMLEACAELAAEFGLPCQVSLEEFMACAVGGCAGCTVPVRTPDGVAMKRVCVDGPVFAAADVFPEPARA, encoded by the coding sequence ATGACCCCCACCGACGCCGAACGCCCCCACCGCGGCACGATTTTTCAGGAGACGGCCCGCATCCTCGAGCACCAGGATGCCGGGGCCGGGCAGTGGATCCTGCGCGCCGAGGCACCGGAATGCGCGCGCCGCGCCGCCCCAGGGCAGTTCGCCCATATCCAGTGTTCGCCGAACCTGCCGATGCGGCGCCCCCTGTCGATCCAGCGGGTCGACCGCGAGGCCGGGTGGGTCGAGTTCCTCTACAAGGTCGTGGGCGACGGCACGCAGGCACTGTCGCAGCAGCCGGTGGGCGATTCCCTGAGCGTACTGGGGCCGATCGGGGTCCCGTTCCGGCTGAACCCGGATCGTCCGCTGCGGCTGCTGCTCGGGGGTGGCGTCGGGATCCCGCCGATGATCTTTCTGGCCGATCACCTGCGCCGCCAGGGCGAGGCGGGCCAGACCCGCGCGATCCTCGGCTCCGAGGTGCCGTTCCCGTTTCGGGCCAAGCCCTCGGAAATCCTCTGGCCAGGGCTGCCGGACGGGGCGATCGCGACCCTGCCGCTGCTGGAGGACTGGGGCGTGGCCTGCCGCCTGACCTCGAAGGCAGGCATCCCCGGTGCCCATGACGGCTTCGTGACCGATCTCGCCCGCGCCTGGCTCAAGACGCTCTCGCCTGTGGAACGTGATCAGGTCGAGCTCTATGCCTGCGGCCCGCACCCGATGCTCGAGGCCTGCGCGGAACTGGCGGCGGAGTTCGGCCTGCCCTGTCAGGTCTCGCTGGAGGAATTCATGGCCTGTGCAGTGGGTGGCTGCGCGGGCTGCACGGTACCGGTGCGCACCCCCGACGGC